A section of the Phaseolus vulgaris cultivar G19833 chromosome 8, P. vulgaris v2.0, whole genome shotgun sequence genome encodes:
- the LOC137825236 gene encoding uncharacterized protein: MGTPLRLYFAVTEKVISSVMLQEQDQVQKPIYFVSKVLQEPEVRYQALEKATMAVVFSARRLHHYFQSFTIIVMTNLPIRKVLQMPDVAGRMVRWAVELFEFDMQYEPRGLIKGQVYANIVVKFSSAATHLEGAGFRWVLSVDGSSNQQGSGAGVILEGPDGLLIEQALQFAFKANNNQTEYEALIAGMMLAKEMGAKGLLAKSDSLLVTGQVTGEYQAKDP, translated from the coding sequence ATGGGTACTCCACTTCGCCTATACTTCGCAGTTACAGAGAAGGTGATTAGTTCGGTTATGCTGCAAGAACAAGATCAGGTGCAGAAGCCGATCTActtcgttagcaaggtgttaCAAGAGCCAgaggtgagataccaggccCTAGAGAAAGCAACTATGGCGGTAGTCTTCTCAGCGCGAAGACTTcaccactacttccagagcttcactaTAATAGTAATGACAAACCTTCCAATTCGTAAGGTCTTACAAATGCCAGATGTGGCAGGCAGAATGGTGCGATGGGCGGTAGAGCTATTTGAGTTTGATAtgcagtatgagcctagaggtcTCATTAAAGGCCAGGTTTACGCTAACATCGTAGTAAAGTTCTCCTCGGCAGCCACGCACCTAGAAGGAGCGGGTTTCAGATGGGTGCTCTCCGTAgatggttcctcaaaccaacaaggtagtGGGGCTGGTGTCATCTTAGAAGGACCAGATGGATTGCTAATTGAGCAGGCCCTACAGTTCGCTTTCAAGGCCAATAACAACCAAacggagtatgaggccctgatcgctgGAATgatgctggccaaagagatgggagcaaagggtttgctggcaaagagtgactccttGTTAGTCACAGGTCAGGTCACGGGGGAGTACCAAGCTAAAGACCCTTAA
- the LOC137825235 gene encoding uncharacterized protein, translated as MDIALPTTSLGSKVTFTGVEDLEAHLTTFHTQMMLTGGSSAVYCKLLMSTLPGATLEWFVILPDGYITTFDQFATLFREQYLVNKAPTQFSYDVFDIKQYQGESLKEYLNRFGVQVVRLKPTDEVMTVHAFVKGMLPGPFSESLLRFYPKTFNEIKCRALTHIAVDERVTEKCGLIGPIRPQPMRVHEATTGKKGVGKPYKQSQAGTRTRRDPPLKHNFRIELKELIAIPNLAARLKVPAKTDKKRGPNKNAWCEFHQAHGHYIRNCLTVAYQLDELVKSGFLKDYLQEQQNDQALVTAGADQGH; from the coding sequence ATGGATATAGCGTTGCCAACCACATCTCTAGGCTCTAAGGTCACCTTCACGGGTGTCGAGGACCTAGAGGCCCATCTCACAACGttccacactcagatgatgctcacAGGAGGGTCTAGcgctgtgtactgcaagctGCTTATGAGCACGTTGCCAGGTGCGACGCTGGAGTGGTTCGTCATCCTTCCTGATGGATACATCACTACCTTCGACCAATTCGCGACGCTGTTCAGGGAACAGTACCTCGTGAACAAGGCCCCCACTCAATTCTCTTATGATGTCTTTGACATTAAacaataccagggggagtcctTGAAAGAGTACTTGAACAGGTTTGGGGTCCAGGTGGTAAGGCTGAAACCCACAGATGAGGTCATGACGGTACATGCCTTCGTCAAAGGAATGCTGCCAGGACCTTTCAGTGAATCGCTGCTAAGGTTCTACCCGAAGACGTTCAATGAGATCAAGTGTCGGGCTTTGACGCACATCGCTGTAGATGAACGAGTCACAGAGAAATGCGGTCTCATCGGTCCCATCCGACCTCAGCCTATGAGGGTGCACGAAGCGACCACAGGGAAGAAGGGCGTGGGAAAACCCTACAAACAGTCCCAGGCGGGGACGCGCACGCGAAGGGACCCACCCCTGAAACATAATTTTCGAATAGAACTTAAGGAGCTAATTGCTATTCCAAACTTAGCGGCAAGGTTGAAGGTACCCGCAAAGACCGACAAGAAGAgggggcccaacaagaacgcttggtgcgagttccaccaagctCATGGCCACTATATACGCAATTGCTTGACCGTAGCATACCAACTAGATGAGCTAGTGAAGAGCGGTTTCTTAAAGGATTACCTTCAAGAGCAGCAGAATGATCAAGCGTTGGTGACCGCAGGGGCAGATCAGGggcactag